The window CTATTATCTGGAGCTCTTCAATCGGAATATTGTTTTTAGATGCAAAAGCAAGGGCTGCTTTTGTATATTTTCCCTCATTATTAATGGCTACCTTTGCAGGGGGACCAATAAGAACTTTTTCCTGATCAGGTTCTTTTTCATTAAGATTTTTCAGTATAAATCCTATTCTGCGGGGTGTTCCAAATACTTCTATATTTTCAGGTGTGTTATAAGTAAAAAATTTTTCAAAAAGTTCAGGTAATTTTTCTTTAAAATACTTTATTGCAGCATTAACAGCTTTAGGTGGAAGTTCTTCTGTTCCTATTTCAAGCAAATAGTTTTTCATTTATACTTCCCTGCTCCTTTTTAAAAGTGGATAACCAAGTTCTTCTCTGTGCTTTACAAAGGCTTTGGCACATTCCCTTGCAAGATTTCTCACACGGGTTATAAATCTTGCCCTTTCATTTACAGACAAAGCTCCTCTTGCATCTAACAGGTTAAATATATGTGAGCATTTAAGGGCGTAATCGTATGCAGGTATAGGAAGATTATGTTCTATTAGCTTAAAGCCTTCTTTTTCATACATATCAAAAGTTTTAAATAGCATATCAACATCTGCAAGCTCAAAATTGTATATAGACCATTGTCGTTCTGCTTCTTTATAAATATCACCGTATTTAAGACCCTGTCCCCAAAGTATATCGTAAACACTATCAACATTCTGGAGATACATTGCTATTCTTTCAAGTCCATAGGTTATTTCAACACTGACAACAGGAAGGTCAAGACTACCTACCTGCTGGAAATAGGTAAACTGGGTTATTTCCATTCCATCAAGCCACACTTCCCAGCCAAGCCCCCATGCTCCAAGAGTTGGACTTTCCCAGTCATCCTCAACAAAACGAACATCATGTTTGGTAAGGTCAATTCCAAGAGCTTCAAGGCTTTTTAGATATAGTTCCTGTGGATTTTCAGGAGCTGGCTTTAAGATAACCTGAAACTGATAGTAATGCTGAAGTCTATTAGGGTTTTCTCCATATCTGCCATCTTTAGGCCTTCTGGATGGTTCAACATAACAGACATTCCAGTCCTCTGGCCCTAATGACCTTAAAAATGTTGCAGGGTTCATAGTCCCTGCACCAACTTCTATATCATAAGGTTGCCATAAAATACATCCGTGCTCAGTCCAGAATTTCTCTAATGTATGTATAATATCCTGAAAAGTTATTATCTCCTGCGCCGCCATTAATTCTCCATATATAAAAATTAAACCCTTTCTATTTTACAGCATTTTTCCGTGTTTTAACAATATAACGTAGCTCTTTACAATTTTTTCACAGGGTATAAAATAAATTCTTCAAAAAACTTATTTTTTAGGGGAGAATGTTGTTCAAAATTCTTAAATATACATTAATATTTCTGGTAATTTTATTTGTTGCAGGTGCTATCACCGCAGGTTCAATTATTTATATATACTCAAGAAATCTTCCGGATATAAAACAACTTGAGAACTGGAAGCCAAGTCAAGTAACACAAGTCTATGCAGCAGATGGTTCACTGCTCACAGAATTTTATCTCCAGAGAAGACAGTATGTAACAATTGATAAAATTCCGGATTATGTAAAAAAGGCTTTTATAGCAACAGAAGATAGGACTTTTTATACAAATCCGGGAATTGATATATGGGGAATTCTCAGGGCTGCATTTATAAATATCACTTCAGGAAGAATAGTTGCCGGTGGTAGCACAATTTCACAGCAGCTTATTAAAAATCTCTTTTTAACCCCTGAAAGAAGTTTCAGAAGGAAAATAAAAGAAATGATTCTCGCTATAAAACTAAATCAAACCTATCCAAAAGATAAAATCTTAGAAATGTATCTTAACCAGATATATCTGGGACATGGTGCCTATGGGGTTGAAGCTGCTTCTCAGGTGTATTTTGGAAAACATGTATGGCAGCTTGATATATGCGAAGCAGCAGTCTTAGCAGGTTTACCAAAAGCACCAAGTAAATATGACCCTTACAAAAACGAAAAATTAGCGGAAAATAGAAGAAATGCTGTCCTACAGGCAATGGTAGAAGAAGGTTATCTGGATATTGAAACTGCAAAGAAATGTTCCCAGCAGCCAATAAAACTAAAAACAACCGAAGCAGACGAGGAGAATATCCATGATTACTTTACTGAAACAGTTAGATTATGGTTTATAAATCATTTTGGTAGTGATGCCCTTTATAAAGGTGGATATAAGATTTACACAACAGCAGACCCAGACCTTCTTAGAGATATGCATTTTATAGTCAAAGATCACCTTGAAGAACTACAGTATCGTGTAGGTTTTCCAAAACTCACAAAAGAAGAAATTAAATTTATGACAGACAAATATAATCAGCAGGATATTAAATCATTAGATGATTTAAAGACAGAGGGAATATACATAGGAATAATTGAAAAAATTAAAAGACATACGATTTACTTTAAGCTTGGGGATATTAACGGAGAAGTCCAGTTTTTTGGTTCACTTAAAAAGGCCAAAAAAGGTTATCCTATTTATGTCAGATATATAGGTAATGGGCAGTTTGAATTTGTTCCGTATCTAGAAACAGCAGCAATATCCGTTGACCCTAAAACCGGAGCAATAAGGGCACTTGTAGGTGGATACGATTTTGAAAAATCTAAATTTAACAGAGCTGTTCAGGCAAAAAGACAACCTGGTTCATCATTTAAGCCGATAGTTTATACAGCAGCAATTTTAAATGGATATACAGAAATATCTATAGTCAAAGATGAACCTGTATCTATCTGGGATCCACAGAAAGGTGAAGAATGGACTCCAAGAAATTATGAAAAAGAATACAACGGTGAAGTTACAGTCCGAGAAGCACTTACCCGAAGCTTAAATGCTGCAGCAGTTAATACATTACTGGAAGTGGGATATAATCCTGTTATTTCTCTGGCATACAAAATGGGTATAAAAACTAAGCTTATGAAAGTTCCATCCCTTGCGTTAGGAAGTATTGATGTATCTCCTATTGAAATGGCGACAGTCTATTCAACATTTGCAAATAATGGAGTTAGATGTAATCCTTATTTTATAGAAAAAGTAGTTGATTCTAACGGTAATGTGGTATATCAGCATACCTCTCAATGTCAGAAGGTTATTCCAGAAGATGAAAACTCAATAATGGTTGATTTACTCCAGGCTGTTGTTCAGGAAGGAACAGGAGTCAGAGCAAAAGTTCTGGGATTTCCTGTAGCTGGAAAAACAGGAACTACCAACGATTATACAGATGCGTGGTTTGCAGGTTTCTCAACAAAACTTACAACTGTGGTATGGGTAGGATATGACTATAAAAAAACTATAGGAAGAAAAATGACCGGAGCTAAAGCAGCATTGCCTATATGGATAGATATTATGGCAACAGCCCACACAGATAAAGAAGTTCCAGGATTTAGCCATTCTCCTAACACACATTATCTTCCTATTGATTTATCAACCAGAGCGATTGCCACAGAAAACTGTCCTGCTGAAAAAATTCTGTTTATCAAAGGAACAGAACCTATGATAGACTGTGAGGGTAATATAATAGTAGGTAGCCAGCAAAACAATAATGACAACAATTTCCTATATGATATAAAAGGAGAATAGTAATGAAATATAAGCTACCAGATAATAGAGGATATTTTGGAGAATTTGGTGGTAAGTTTTTACCTGAGACATTAATACCCGCATTAGAAGAACTTGAAAGAGAGTATGAAAAAATAAAAAATGATGGAGATTTTCAAAGGGAGCTTGTTTATTACCTTCAGGAATACGCAGGCAGACCGACAATCTTATATTTTGCCCGTAGATTAACAGAGGCTGTAGGTGGTGCAAAAATATATCTTAAAAGGGAAGACCTATTACATACAGGTGCCCACAAAATTAATAACACTTTAGGCCAGGTTTTACTTACAAAAAAATTAGGTAAAAAAAGAATAATCGCAGAAACAGGTGCAGGTCAGCATGGAGTATCAACAGCAACAGCAGCTTCACTATTTGGCCTTGAATGTGTTGTTTATATGGGAGAGGAAGACGCAGAAAGGCAGGCCTTAAATGTTTTCAGAATGAGATTATTAGGTGCAAAAGTTGAAATTGTAAAAGCCGGAAGCAGGACACTAAAAGATGCTGTAAACGAAGCCTTAAGAGACTGGGTTACCAATGTCAAAACAACCCATTATGTTATAGGTTCAGCACTTGGACCCCATCCATTCCCTGTTATAGTTAGAGATTTTCAGTCTGTTATCGGAAGGGAAACCAAAGAACAAATTATGGAAATAGAAGGAAGACTCCCTGATGCAGTTGTTGCATGTGTGGGTGGTGGTAGCAATGCAATAGGAATGTTTTACCCATTTATAGAAGATGAAAATGTTCGTCTTATCGGTGTTGAAGCAGCTGGATATGGACTTGAAACAGGCCAGCATGCAGCAAGCATAAACGGTGGTTCAGTTGGTGTTCTACATGGAATGAAAAGTTATTTCTTACAAAATGAATGGGGACAGATTGAACATACACACTCAATATCAGCAGGGCTTGACTATCCAGGAGTTGGACCTGAACATGCATATCTAAAAGAATCAGGTAGAGCAGAATATATAACAGCAACTGATGAAGAGGCATTGGAAGGATTTTTACTTTTATCAAGGACAGAAGGAATTATCCCTGCCCTTGAAAGTTCTCATGCAGTAATAAAAGGTGTGGAAATAGCAAGAGAATTAGGGAAAGATGGAATCGTAGTTATAAATCTTTCAGGTAGAGGGGATAAAGACGTTCAGCAAGTTAAAAACTTTTTGGATACAAATCCTGACGTATTTGAAAGACTTGAGGATAATTTAAAAACAAAATACAGAGGACTTTAATGAAGAAAATAGTTTATGGATTTCTTTTAATATTTTTCCTCATTTTAACAGGCTGTGAAGATAAACCTTCAGATGAGATTATAAAAAAGCAGTTAGAAAGTCTCAATCTTATCGGAGATGTAAAAAACTACAAAAGAATAAATGGATACAGAGATGGAAACTACTATATAGTTGAATATCAGTATGACTTTTATATAAATGAAGAAAAAATAAAAAACTTAAAATCAAAATTCCAAAACAGCCCTTTATCAGCTATACAACTGGCAGCTGTTATCACGGCAATAAAACTTAAATGCGGTAATCAAAACCCTTGCACTCTCCACGAAAAGCTTAAATTTGTTAAAGGAGAAAAAGGCTGGAGTGTGGTGGAAGAATGATAAATCTAAAAGATTTTAACTACGGTGAGCTTGAAAGATGGGTAAGGCAGCAAGGCTGGAAAAAGTTTAGAGCAAAACAGCTTGCCAAATGGATTTATAACAAAAAGGCCGGTTCCTATGATGAGATGACAGACCTTTCAAAAGAAATCAGGAACTACCTCAAAGAAAATACAAAATTAAATGCCCTAGAGCTGATTACTTATGAAGAGTCAAAAGAAGACGGTAGTATAAAGTTTTTATGGAGACTGGAAGACGGACATACAGTAGAAACTGTTTTTATTCCTGAGAAAAACCACTATACCCTTTGTGTATCAACACAGGTTGGTTGTGCTGTAGGCTGCACCTTTTGTTATACAACAAAAGACGGCCTTATCAGAAACCTTACAACAGCAGAAATAATAGACCAGTATATCCAATCCCAGAGATTTGTTGGACTGGACAGAAGAATATCTAATGTAGTTTTTATGGGAATGGGAGAACCACTTGCAAATTATGACAATGTAAAAAAAGCTGTTCAAATTATGACAGATGAAAGAATGCTTGGCCTTTCAAATAGAAAAATAACAATATCTTCCAGCGGTATAATTCACCAGATTAAAAGAATGTATGAAGACAAATCCTTTCCTCAGGTTAGACTTGCTGTGTCATTAAATGCCGCAGACCAGGAGACAAGAACCAAAATAATGCCTATTTCGGAAACAAACACACTTGAAGACCTTATGAAAACTTTGAACTCACTGCCTGTTAAAAATGGCTATAGAATTATGCTGGAGTATGTTCTTATCAAAGATATAAATGACAGACCTGAAGATGCCCATAAACTTGCCAGATTAATAGGAAAAAATAAGAAAAGATACAAAGTCAATCTTATACCATTTAATCCTCATCCAGGTTCACCATTTGAAAGGCCTGATGAGGAAAGGGTCAATAAGTTCCACCAGATACTATGGCAGTATAATATTGGTGCATTTGTTAGATGGAGTAAGGGAAAGGATATATCCGCAGCCTGCGGACAGCTTAGAAAGAAAAATATAGAAGGAAAGAAAATAACTTTTATATCTCCAAAAAGTTTAAAGGTTTAAGAATGGATTTTAGTTTTATAAATTCAAATAAGTTTTTGTTCCAGACATAAAAATATTTATAGCTATAAAATTCTCAAATTTTTCTTTTATACAAAAACCAAAAAATAAATATTTATAGAAATCCTTGAAGATAAATATTTAAGCCCAAAATTTTAATTTTTCTTGAGAATAAACATTATAGCTCTCAAAATTTATAAAACAGTGTTTGATTTTTTATAACTGCCTCAATTATAATAATCTGTCTAAAATCAAAAACTTACAGGAGAGGTGTGTGCATGAGCTTTTTAGAAGAATACAGGAAACACGTTGAAGAAAGAGCCAAACTTGGAATTCCTCCACTTCCACTTAACAAAAAACAGGTTGAGGAACTTGTAGAGCTTCTTCAGCAGGTTCCAATAGTTGAAGAAGAGTATCTTATGGATTTATTCCTTAACAGAGTTCCCCCAGGGGTTGATGACGCAGCGTTTGTAAAGGCTAAATTCCTTGCTGATATCATTGAAGGAAAAGCAAAATCCCTTGCTATAACACCTGTTCATGCGGTTCAGATACTTGGAACAATGCTTGGTGGTTATAATGTTGAACCACTTGTAAAAGCACTCTCCCATAAAGATGAAGAAATTGCGAAAGAGGCTGCAAAGGCTTTAAAAAATACACTTTTAGTATATGACTACTTTAATGATGTTGTTGAGCTTGCAAAAGAAGGAAATAAATATGCACAGGAAGTTTTAGAAAGCTGGGCAAATGCAGAATGGTTCACATCAAAAGAACCACTCCCAGAAAAAATAACTGTTACAGTTTTCAAAGTCCCAGGGGAAACTAACACAGATGATCTTTCTCCTGCAAGGGAAGCTTCAACAAGAAGTGATATTCCACTACACGCACTTTCAATGCTTCAGGCAAAAATGCCAGATGCAATACAAAAAATACAGGAGCTTAAGAAAAAAGGCCATCCTGTTGCATTTGTCGGTGATGTTGTTGGAACAGGTTCTTCAAGGAAATCTGCAACAAACTCTCTTATGTGGTGGATAGGTGAGGATATCCCTTACGTTCCAAACAAAAGAAGAGGGGGCATTGTAATAGGTGGAGTTATAGCTCCTATCTTCTTCAACACATGGGAAGATTCTGGTGGACTTCCAATAATAGCTGATGTTTCTAAGCTTGAAACAGGAGATGTTATAGATATTTATCCATACGAAGGAAAAATTGTTAAAAATGGTGAAGTTGTTGCAACTTTTGAGCTTAAGCCAAATACACTTCCAGACGAAGTTAGAGCAGGTGGAAGAATTCCTTTAATCATCGGAAGAAATCTTACAAGAAAAGCAAGAGAAGTTCTTGGAATGCCTGAAGAAAATATCTTTATCAGACCACAGCAGCCACCTGAAAAAGAAGGCGTCGGATACACACTTGCCCAGAAAATAGTCGGTAGAGCCTGTGGAATGAAAGGTGTAAGACCTGGAATGTATGTTGAGCCTCAGGTTCTTACAGTAGGTTCTCAGGATACAACAGGAGCAATGACAAGGGATGAGATTAAAGAGCTTGCTGCTTTATCTTTTGGTGCTGACCTTGTAATGCAGTCTTTCTGCCACACAGCAGCATATCCAAAGCCAGCTGACGTTAAATTACAGCTTACACTTCCTCAATTCATAATAAAAAGAGGTGGTGTATCCCTAAGACCTGGTGATGGTGTTATCCACTCATGGCTTAACAGAATGGTTCTTCCTGATACTGTTGGAACAGGTGGAGACTCCCACACAAGATTTCCAATTGGAATATCTTTCCCGGCAGGTTCAGGACTTGTTGCTTTTGCAGCTGTTACCGGAACAATGCCTCTTAATATGCCTGAATCTGTATTGGTTAGATTCAAAGGTGAAATACAACCGGGTATCACAGTTAGAGACCTTGTTAATGCAATTCCATACTTTGCTATCAAACAAGGACTTTTAACTGTTGAAAAGCAAGGTAAGAAAAATATCTTTGCAGGAAGAATACTTGAGATAGAAGGACTTGAAAATCTCAAGGTTGAACAGGCTTTTGAGCTTTCTGATGCATCTGCAGAAAGAAGTGCTGCAGCGTGCACGGTAAAACTAAACAAAGAACCGGTTATTGAATACATCCAGTCAAACATTGCTCTTCTTGAGAAAATGATAGAAGCTGGATATCAGGATGCAAGAACACTCCAAAGAAGAATAGACAAGATGAAAGCATGGCTTGATAACCCTGAACTTCTTGAAGCAGATGAAAACGCTGAATACGCAGCTGTTATAGAAATTGACCTTAATGAGATTAAAGAGCCTATCCTCGCATGTCCAAACGACCCAGATGATGTTGCCACCCTCTCAGAAGTTCTTGCAGATGAAAGAAGACCTAAAAATATAGATGAAGTATTCGTTGGTTCTTGTATGACAAATATAGGACACTTTAGAGCTGTTGGTGAAATTCTCAGAGGAGAAGGACAGGTTCCAACAAGACTGTGGATTGTTCCACCAACTAAGATGGATGAAAGAAGACTTGTTGAGGAAGGATATTACAACATCTACGGTATAGCAGGAGCGAGAACTGAAGTCCCAGGATGTTCTCTCTGTATGGGTAATCAGGCAAGGGTTAAAGATGGCGCTGTGGTAATGTCAACATCCACAAGAAACTTTGATAACAGAATGGGTAAAGATGCTAAAGTCTACCTTGGTTCTGCAGAGATAGCGGCTATCTGTTCTATACTTGGAAGATTACCAACTGTGGAGGAATACCACAAATTTATGGCAGAGAAGATCGCAGGCAAAGAAGATAAAGTTTATAAATTCCTTAACTTCCATGAACTTCCAGAAGAAGAACTGGATATTCTTGTAGCAGACGCTTTATACACTTTCTAATAGAAAGGGGCTTTTGCCCCTTCTTTTTATATCAATCTTGGAATTTTCCCCAATTTGTAGAGTTTATAATATACTCCCCAAGCTTTTTTCATCAAATGTCCAACAATTGGCATAGGAACAAGCATAGCTTTTTTATCACTCCTGTATGCAAGGGCTCCACCATTTCCAGTATCCATCAGACACATAATATTGATATGTTCCTTATATCCTTCAGGCTTTCCTGTTTTTAGACCTTCTTTAATGGCGATATTGTGTGCAGTTGCCCTTGCCATAACTTCTGCCAGATGTCCTTGT of the Persephonella sp. genome contains:
- a CDS encoding glycine--tRNA ligase subunit alpha, which produces MTFQDIIHTLEKFWTEHGCILWQPYDIEVGAGTMNPATFLRSLGPEDWNVCYVEPSRRPKDGRYGENPNRLQHYYQFQVILKPAPENPQELYLKSLEALGIDLTKHDVRFVEDDWESPTLGAWGLGWEVWLDGMEITQFTYFQQVGSLDLPVVSVEITYGLERIAMYLQNVDSVYDILWGQGLKYGDIYKEAERQWSIYNFELADVDMLFKTFDMYEKEGFKLIEHNLPIPAYDYALKCSHIFNLLDARGALSVNERARFITRVRNLARECAKAFVKHREELGYPLLKRSREV
- a CDS encoding PBP1A family penicillin-binding protein; the protein is MLFKILKYTLIFLVILFVAGAITAGSIIYIYSRNLPDIKQLENWKPSQVTQVYAADGSLLTEFYLQRRQYVTIDKIPDYVKKAFIATEDRTFYTNPGIDIWGILRAAFINITSGRIVAGGSTISQQLIKNLFLTPERSFRRKIKEMILAIKLNQTYPKDKILEMYLNQIYLGHGAYGVEAASQVYFGKHVWQLDICEAAVLAGLPKAPSKYDPYKNEKLAENRRNAVLQAMVEEGYLDIETAKKCSQQPIKLKTTEADEENIHDYFTETVRLWFINHFGSDALYKGGYKIYTTADPDLLRDMHFIVKDHLEELQYRVGFPKLTKEEIKFMTDKYNQQDIKSLDDLKTEGIYIGIIEKIKRHTIYFKLGDINGEVQFFGSLKKAKKGYPIYVRYIGNGQFEFVPYLETAAISVDPKTGAIRALVGGYDFEKSKFNRAVQAKRQPGSSFKPIVYTAAILNGYTEISIVKDEPVSIWDPQKGEEWTPRNYEKEYNGEVTVREALTRSLNAAAVNTLLEVGYNPVISLAYKMGIKTKLMKVPSLALGSIDVSPIEMATVYSTFANNGVRCNPYFIEKVVDSNGNVVYQHTSQCQKVIPEDENSIMVDLLQAVVQEGTGVRAKVLGFPVAGKTGTTNDYTDAWFAGFSTKLTTVVWVGYDYKKTIGRKMTGAKAALPIWIDIMATAHTDKEVPGFSHSPNTHYLPIDLSTRAIATENCPAEKILFIKGTEPMIDCEGNIIVGSQQNNNDNNFLYDIKGE
- the trpB gene encoding tryptophan synthase subunit beta: MKYKLPDNRGYFGEFGGKFLPETLIPALEELEREYEKIKNDGDFQRELVYYLQEYAGRPTILYFARRLTEAVGGAKIYLKREDLLHTGAHKINNTLGQVLLTKKLGKKRIIAETGAGQHGVSTATAASLFGLECVVYMGEEDAERQALNVFRMRLLGAKVEIVKAGSRTLKDAVNEALRDWVTNVKTTHYVIGSALGPHPFPVIVRDFQSVIGRETKEQIMEIEGRLPDAVVACVGGGSNAIGMFYPFIEDENVRLIGVEAAGYGLETGQHAASINGGSVGVLHGMKSYFLQNEWGQIEHTHSISAGLDYPGVGPEHAYLKESGRAEYITATDEEALEGFLLLSRTEGIIPALESSHAVIKGVEIARELGKDGIVVINLSGRGDKDVQQVKNFLDTNPDVFERLEDNLKTKYRGL
- the rlmN gene encoding 23S rRNA (adenine(2503)-C(2))-methyltransferase RlmN, encoding MINLKDFNYGELERWVRQQGWKKFRAKQLAKWIYNKKAGSYDEMTDLSKEIRNYLKENTKLNALELITYEESKEDGSIKFLWRLEDGHTVETVFIPEKNHYTLCVSTQVGCAVGCTFCYTTKDGLIRNLTTAEIIDQYIQSQRFVGLDRRISNVVFMGMGEPLANYDNVKKAVQIMTDERMLGLSNRKITISSSGIIHQIKRMYEDKSFPQVRLAVSLNAADQETRTKIMPISETNTLEDLMKTLNSLPVKNGYRIMLEYVLIKDINDRPEDAHKLARLIGKNKKRYKVNLIPFNPHPGSPFERPDEERVNKFHQILWQYNIGAFVRWSKGKDISAACGQLRKKNIEGKKITFISPKSLKV
- the acnB gene encoding bifunctional aconitate hydratase 2/2-methylisocitrate dehydratase, whose amino-acid sequence is MSFLEEYRKHVEERAKLGIPPLPLNKKQVEELVELLQQVPIVEEEYLMDLFLNRVPPGVDDAAFVKAKFLADIIEGKAKSLAITPVHAVQILGTMLGGYNVEPLVKALSHKDEEIAKEAAKALKNTLLVYDYFNDVVELAKEGNKYAQEVLESWANAEWFTSKEPLPEKITVTVFKVPGETNTDDLSPAREASTRSDIPLHALSMLQAKMPDAIQKIQELKKKGHPVAFVGDVVGTGSSRKSATNSLMWWIGEDIPYVPNKRRGGIVIGGVIAPIFFNTWEDSGGLPIIADVSKLETGDVIDIYPYEGKIVKNGEVVATFELKPNTLPDEVRAGGRIPLIIGRNLTRKAREVLGMPEENIFIRPQQPPEKEGVGYTLAQKIVGRACGMKGVRPGMYVEPQVLTVGSQDTTGAMTRDEIKELAALSFGADLVMQSFCHTAAYPKPADVKLQLTLPQFIIKRGGVSLRPGDGVIHSWLNRMVLPDTVGTGGDSHTRFPIGISFPAGSGLVAFAAVTGTMPLNMPESVLVRFKGEIQPGITVRDLVNAIPYFAIKQGLLTVEKQGKKNIFAGRILEIEGLENLKVEQAFELSDASAERSAAACTVKLNKEPVIEYIQSNIALLEKMIEAGYQDARTLQRRIDKMKAWLDNPELLEADENAEYAAVIEIDLNEIKEPILACPNDPDDVATLSEVLADERRPKNIDEVFVGSCMTNIGHFRAVGEILRGEGQVPTRLWIVPPTKMDERRLVEEGYYNIYGIAGARTEVPGCSLCMGNQARVKDGAVVMSTSTRNFDNRMGKDAKVYLGSAEIAAICSILGRLPTVEEYHKFMAEKIAGKEDKVYKFLNFHELPEEELDILVADALYTF